One Prosthecobacter debontii DNA window includes the following coding sequences:
- a CDS encoding PEP-CTERM sorting domain-containing protein, whose translation MTVSPHPVTRFRFIAFRFLCLLGVGALVLSSHAATFYWDADPGTLSNQNGSGTWISGGTSATANWTASAGASTNASWVNGANNANLGGTSGYTNNGTGGTLTLGENITLTRIDKSSQTTAYIIEPGAGNYTITLSGSNPGFGNNNASAAAVLTINAQVLGGNLEFLKFNNGAVILNATNSWTGGTRITAHTTSGSTSVLQIGTGGTTGTLGSGNVTFATTGASTGAQSVLAFNRSDVVTLSQNLVSGGVADPNKGILRQLGSGTLVVSGANTAFTGTLEVRAGTLQIGDGSTNGAVATASGADISSGATLRFDRSDAVTFNVPITGAGRVLKANDNTLTMTGTGSTHTGITEIATGVLQIGNDNALSTATTVAFMGTGILDLNGFDQTVSTLTVANGLTGSVIGASGSTLTVGATNLTIGGTAVSTTASLDLSGLHEFIFNGPGRVLSVGGQFSTNDGAQTVSSGTLTLAKNNTILASSVDVSNLNGGGGNHENSGTLLLGQTNSITAATFNIGAIFKNQGFVRFSDGIADGTVTLRGTNAAQRMDILISKHDSNGVIVDQSYFDSTGGTLDALVGTLTLAVNNDRFRSALGRFTMGAGTLDATTIILGQRLSSANTSVGSGASPTGVLELNGGTIIAGTLIFADKQDANDFGTVTGIFNFNSGTLRTQTIRGGAGSTAVSRLLKWSSGSIETYDASTDLIISDVTLTLEGAGTRIFNVATDRTITLNSPIINGTTAPSVAFVKQGTGTLLLGGTGSTHTGSINLEEGILRTSVNDAISDGATINFTNSATLDLQDHSDTIRALNVANNVTATVLGADGSLTVSNSPNWVIGAGIANTSTVLDLSGLSDFIFNSSTADIQWGSQGNFASNTVEVYLANLNNTITAKSFGIASVVSGSTSGPNVGRVYLGQDNQINASTITVGDFKSTTEFTFQDGIANGTLTLRATNGTGRATLLIGRGQSGSAHTNASMDVSAGSLDALISTLTIGQNDNRDTQASNTTASLTVGAGILDATTIILGDLSNNSSNSAYTATGTLTLAGTGTVKANTITLSHRSSTGNGFSNGIFNLSGGTVQASTIQRGSAPKGTSTFNWNSGTLQNYDASTDLSISGVELTLNGTGSRSFHVTAGRTATVNSSLVNGTGVGSDAFSKTGTGTLALTQASTYSGVTTVQEGTMLVTNATGSATGVGSVQIDNSGLLAGNGRLAPEGSAGVTNQGTLKAGLIDSTGASGLTLDLGSTTGGIQSTGTLSFDLFTNAGDNTGIASSADRLTITQATAGDISLSGTLEIGLGSGSSLNPASSFAEGDRWLLIDWSGLTGGTPSVNFSQVVAPELTLSGNLAWHYEFDTSGLYAVVIVAVPEPGRIMLLGVGLASLFLRRRRLNADRNPLV comes from the coding sequence ATGACGGTTTCCCCCCATCCAGTCACACGCTTTCGATTCATTGCATTCAGATTCCTATGCCTTTTGGGCGTTGGGGCCTTGGTGCTGAGTTCTCACGCAGCGACGTTTTATTGGGACGCCGATCCTGGCACCCTGTCCAACCAAAACGGCAGTGGCACGTGGATCTCGGGGGGCACATCCGCCACTGCCAACTGGACCGCCAGTGCGGGGGCGTCCACCAATGCCTCATGGGTGAACGGAGCCAACAATGCCAACCTGGGCGGAACCAGTGGCTACACCAACAATGGAACCGGGGGGACCTTGACGCTGGGGGAAAACATCACGCTGACGCGCATTGATAAAAGCAGCCAAACCACGGCTTACATCATTGAGCCTGGGGCTGGCAATTACACCATCACGTTGTCCGGTAGTAACCCTGGATTTGGCAACAACAACGCCAGTGCCGCAGCAGTCCTGACCATCAATGCGCAGGTCCTTGGGGGTAACCTCGAGTTCCTCAAATTTAACAACGGTGCCGTCATCCTGAATGCCACCAATTCCTGGACGGGCGGCACCCGGATCACCGCCCACACCACCAGTGGCAGCACCAGTGTCTTACAGATCGGCACTGGCGGAACCACAGGCACCTTGGGCAGTGGCAATGTAACCTTCGCGACTACCGGCGCCTCCACCGGAGCCCAATCAGTACTGGCCTTCAATCGCAGTGATGTCGTGACCTTGAGTCAAAACCTGGTGAGCGGCGGTGTTGCAGATCCAAACAAAGGCATCCTTCGCCAACTCGGTAGCGGCACCTTGGTCGTCAGCGGTGCCAATACAGCTTTCACAGGCACGCTTGAAGTGCGGGCAGGCACCCTGCAGATCGGTGATGGCAGCACCAATGGCGCTGTGGCCACGGCCAGCGGGGCAGACATAAGCAGCGGTGCGACACTGCGCTTTGATCGGAGCGACGCGGTCACTTTTAATGTGCCCATCACGGGTGCAGGACGTGTGCTGAAAGCTAACGATAACACGCTCACCATGACGGGCACCGGAAGCACGCATACAGGCATCACGGAGATCGCCACCGGCGTGCTACAAATCGGCAACGACAACGCCCTCTCTACCGCAACAACTGTAGCCTTTATGGGCACGGGCATTCTCGACCTCAATGGCTTTGATCAAACGGTGAGCACCCTCACCGTTGCCAATGGCCTCACGGGCAGTGTCATTGGTGCCAGTGGCAGCACATTAACCGTGGGAGCCACGAATCTCACCATCGGTGGCACGGCCGTCAGCACCACCGCTTCGCTTGACCTCTCGGGCTTGCATGAATTCATCTTTAACGGCCCTGGACGAGTCCTCTCGGTGGGAGGCCAATTCTCCACTAACGACGGTGCTCAGACCGTCAGCAGTGGCACTCTGACGCTGGCGAAAAACAATACCATCCTCGCCAGTTCGGTGGATGTGAGTAACCTCAACGGTGGCGGTGGCAACCATGAGAACAGTGGCACACTTCTGCTTGGCCAAACCAATAGCATCACCGCCGCCACCTTCAATATCGGTGCCATCTTCAAGAACCAAGGATTTGTGCGTTTTTCCGATGGGATCGCGGACGGGACCGTCACCCTGAGGGGAACCAATGCGGCGCAGCGTATGGACATCCTGATCAGCAAGCATGACTCCAATGGGGTCATTGTGGATCAGAGTTACTTTGATAGCACAGGAGGCACGCTGGATGCGCTGGTGGGCACCTTGACTCTCGCCGTCAACAATGACCGCTTCCGCTCGGCCTTGGGTCGCTTCACCATGGGGGCGGGCACTCTGGATGCCACCACCATCATTTTGGGGCAACGCCTGAGCAGCGCCAACACGAGTGTCGGTAGCGGTGCCAGCCCCACCGGTGTCTTGGAACTCAATGGCGGCACCATCATTGCAGGCACATTGATCTTCGCGGACAAACAAGATGCCAATGATTTTGGCACGGTCACAGGCATCTTCAATTTCAACAGCGGCACCCTACGCACTCAGACCATCCGCGGCGGAGCCGGCAGCACGGCCGTCAGTCGCCTGCTCAAATGGAGTTCGGGCAGCATCGAAACCTATGACGCCAGCACGGACCTAATCATCAGTGACGTGACACTGACGCTCGAAGGCGCTGGCACTCGCATCTTCAACGTCGCCACAGATCGAACCATCACGCTCAACAGCCCGATCATCAATGGCACCACAGCACCAAGCGTCGCCTTTGTTAAACAAGGGACGGGAACGCTGCTGCTCGGAGGAACTGGCAGCACTCACACGGGCAGCATCAATCTTGAAGAAGGCATTCTGCGCACGAGTGTTAACGACGCCATCTCCGATGGGGCAACGATCAACTTCACCAACAGTGCCACCTTGGATCTTCAAGATCACAGCGATACGATCCGCGCTTTGAATGTGGCGAACAATGTCACGGCGACGGTCTTGGGAGCAGATGGAAGCCTGACCGTTAGCAACAGCCCGAACTGGGTCATCGGAGCCGGGATCGCGAACACAAGCACTGTTCTTGACCTCTCGGGACTCAGCGACTTCATCTTCAATAGCAGCACGGCGGACATCCAGTGGGGTTCACAAGGCAACTTCGCCAGCAACACTGTTGAGGTCTATCTTGCTAACCTCAACAACACGATCACGGCAAAATCCTTCGGCATCGCCAGCGTCGTCTCGGGATCCACATCAGGCCCCAATGTGGGTCGCGTTTATCTGGGCCAAGACAATCAAATCAACGCCAGCACCATCACTGTGGGCGACTTCAAGAGCACGACCGAGTTCACCTTTCAAGACGGCATCGCCAATGGCACCCTGACGCTCAGAGCCACCAATGGCACGGGTCGAGCAACGCTGTTGATCGGTCGAGGGCAAAGCGGGTCAGCACATACCAACGCTTCTATGGATGTGAGCGCCGGAAGTCTCGACGCCTTGATCAGCACACTCACCATCGGCCAGAATGATAACCGAGACACCCAAGCTTCCAACACTACGGCAAGCCTAACGGTGGGTGCCGGTATCCTCGACGCCACGACGATCATCTTGGGGGATCTTTCCAACAACTCGAGCAACAGTGCCTACACGGCCACAGGCACCTTGACCCTAGCCGGAACCGGGACCGTCAAAGCCAACACGATCACCCTGTCTCATCGTAGCAGCACGGGCAATGGTTTCTCCAACGGCATCTTCAACCTCAGTGGTGGCACCGTTCAAGCAAGCACCATCCAGCGCGGTTCGGCACCTAAAGGCACCTCCACTTTCAACTGGAATAGCGGCACGCTACAAAACTACGATGCATCCACGGACCTCTCCATCAGCGGGGTCGAACTTACCCTGAATGGCACTGGTTCACGGTCCTTCCATGTCACCGCAGGTCGCACGGCTACCGTCAATTCAAGCCTGGTGAATGGCACCGGGGTCGGGAGTGATGCTTTCTCCAAAACAGGCACCGGCACCCTGGCCTTGACTCAAGCCAGCACTTACAGCGGAGTCACCACAGTTCAGGAAGGCACCATGCTGGTAACCAATGCCACAGGCTCAGCGACTGGCGTGGGGAGTGTCCAAATCGACAATTCGGGTCTTCTCGCAGGCAATGGTCGCCTAGCCCCTGAAGGCAGCGCAGGAGTGACCAACCAAGGCACCCTTAAAGCTGGCTTGATCGACAGCACGGGTGCCAGTGGTCTCACCTTGGATCTCGGCAGCACAACTGGCGGCATCCAGTCTACAGGCACACTCTCGTTTGATCTCTTCACCAATGCCGGAGATAACACAGGCATTGCTTCATCTGCAGATCGCCTAACCATCACCCAAGCCACTGCAGGCGATATTTCACTCTCAGGCACCCTGGAGATCGGTCTCGGCAGCGGCAGTTCCCTCAACCCCGCGTCGAGTTTTGCGGAGGGGGATCGCTGGTTGTTGATCGACTGGAGTGGTCTAACTGGCGGCACTCCGAGTGTGAATTTCAGTCAAGTCGTGGCTCCCGAACTGACGCTATCAGGGAATCTGGCCTGGCATTATGAATTCGATACGAGTGGCCTCTATGCGGTGGTCATCGTGGCCGTTCCTGAGCCAGGGCGAATCATGCTGCTGGGGGTCGGTTTAGCCTCGCTCTTCCTTCGTCGGCGTCGGCTTAACGCAGATCGGAATCCGCTTGTGTGA
- a CDS encoding glutathione peroxidase has product MKLHSSLLALIAIASTASAGSLYEVPLKDIEGQDTSLKPYEGKVMLIVNVASKCGNTKQYTELQALHEEFEKEGLAVLGFPCNDFGGQEPGTNADIKEFCSLKYHVTFPMFDKITVKGPNKHPLYQELSGPTSPFPGDVKWNFGKFLVGRDGKILARFEPKTKPDDAAVLSAIKDALAK; this is encoded by the coding sequence ATGAAACTTCACTCCAGCCTATTGGCGCTCATCGCCATCGCCTCCACCGCGTCTGCCGGTTCTCTTTACGAGGTCCCTCTCAAGGATATCGAAGGTCAAGACACCTCATTGAAGCCCTATGAAGGCAAGGTGATGCTCATTGTGAACGTCGCCTCCAAGTGCGGCAACACCAAGCAATACACCGAACTCCAAGCCCTGCACGAAGAGTTCGAGAAAGAAGGGCTCGCGGTGCTCGGCTTCCCTTGCAATGACTTTGGCGGTCAGGAACCCGGAACCAATGCGGACATCAAAGAATTTTGCTCCCTCAAGTATCACGTCACCTTCCCGATGTTTGACAAAATCACCGTCAAAGGCCCGAACAAGCATCCCCTGTATCAAGAGCTCAGTGGCCCAACCTCCCCCTTCCCCGGAGATGTGAAGTGGAATTTCGGGAAATTCCTCGTGGGTCGTGATGGCAAGATTTTGGCTCGCTTTGAACCCAAAACCAAGCCGGATGATGCGGCAGTATTGAGCGCCATCAAGGACGCCCTAGCGAAGTAG
- the pdxH gene encoding pyridoxamine 5'-phosphate oxidase: MLDFPPTNLRDLRVSYDLDALTEDTAPTDPHVLFNLWLQDALAHKLPEPNAMTLSTVGSDGAPNSRVVLLKGLDERGFHFFTNYDSRKGRDIAADPRAALTFLWTDRHHQVNVRGSITKLPREDAESYFTSRPAGHQIGAWVSEQSRVIPGREWLESREVELRAQFGDGPIPCPPNWGGYTLLAQEIEFWQGRVSRLHDRLRYTRAEAGWKIERLSP, from the coding sequence ATGCTCGACTTTCCACCGACCAATCTGCGAGACCTGCGGGTGAGCTACGATCTGGATGCCCTGACCGAAGACACCGCGCCCACCGATCCCCATGTACTTTTCAATCTCTGGCTGCAGGATGCACTCGCTCACAAACTGCCGGAACCGAACGCGATGACGCTCTCCACAGTCGGTTCCGATGGCGCGCCGAACAGCCGTGTGGTGCTGCTGAAGGGGCTGGATGAACGTGGCTTCCATTTCTTCACCAACTACGATAGCCGCAAAGGCCGGGACATTGCCGCAGACCCCCGCGCTGCTCTAACCTTCCTATGGACGGATCGCCATCATCAGGTGAACGTGCGAGGCAGCATCACCAAACTGCCCCGAGAGGATGCAGAGAGCTACTTCACTTCACGTCCCGCTGGCCATCAGATCGGTGCCTGGGTCTCGGAGCAAAGCCGCGTCATCCCTGGCCGTGAGTGGCTCGAATCCCGTGAAGTGGAGCTCCGTGCTCAATTTGGCGACGGCCCGATCCCCTGCCCTCCAAACTGGGGCGGTTACACTCTACTGGCCCAGGAGATTGAGTTCTGGCAAGGACGTGTGAGCCGCCTGCACGATAGATTGCGCTACACGCGTGCCGAGGCTGGCTGGAAGATTGAGCGCTTGAGTCCGTGA
- a CDS encoding glucose-6-phosphate isomerase: MSTTSSHWDRFQKFFVRYPQIGFSIDISRMSFEESLFETQAPAIEKAFAAMKELEAGAIANPDEGRMVGHYWLRNSSLAPAELRAEIDGTLDATLDFAADVHAGKILAANGQKFTRVLVVGIGGSALGPQLVAQAITPANPPLAIDFFDNTDPDGMDRIVAQMGDEIATTLTLVISKSGGTKETRNGMLEAEAAYKAKGLEFAKHAVAVTGLGSELDKHAIAQGWLTRFPMWDWVGGRTSVMSAVGTIAAALQGVDVRQFLAGAAAMDEETRTRPARENAAMLLALMWFSAGKGKGAKDMVVLPYKDRLVLFSKYLQQLVMESLGKEHDLDGNVVNQGIAVYGNKGSTDQHAYVQQLRDGVNNFFVTFIQVAKARDTAGFEVEPGFTSGDYLQGFLRGTRAALAEKGRESITLSVEEVSAFTLGLLIGLFERAVGYYATLVNVNAYHQPGVEAGKKAATTFLKQMGEVLSALSGAGLTADELGAKLNVDAEDAWHMASHLAANGKAKIVPGETPAADRFSAV, encoded by the coding sequence ATGAGCACCACAAGCAGCCACTGGGATCGCTTCCAGAAATTCTTCGTCCGTTACCCACAGATCGGTTTCTCCATCGACATCAGTCGCATGTCCTTCGAGGAGAGTTTGTTTGAGACGCAAGCTCCTGCGATTGAAAAAGCCTTCGCGGCCATGAAGGAATTGGAGGCGGGGGCCATCGCTAACCCCGATGAAGGCCGCATGGTAGGACATTACTGGCTGCGCAATTCTTCGCTCGCTCCAGCCGAGCTTAGGGCGGAGATTGATGGCACCCTGGACGCCACGCTGGACTTTGCCGCCGACGTTCACGCAGGCAAGATCTTGGCGGCCAACGGGCAGAAATTTACCCGTGTTCTCGTCGTCGGTATCGGCGGGTCTGCTCTCGGACCTCAACTGGTTGCCCAGGCCATCACACCGGCCAATCCTCCGTTGGCCATTGATTTCTTCGACAATACCGATCCTGATGGCATGGACCGCATCGTCGCTCAGATGGGCGATGAAATCGCGACGACATTGACGTTGGTGATCTCGAAGTCGGGCGGCACCAAGGAGACCCGTAATGGCATGCTGGAAGCAGAGGCTGCTTACAAGGCCAAAGGGCTTGAGTTTGCCAAGCACGCCGTCGCAGTCACGGGATTGGGTAGTGAATTGGATAAGCACGCCATTGCCCAAGGGTGGCTGACCCGCTTCCCTATGTGGGACTGGGTCGGTGGACGCACCAGTGTAATGAGTGCCGTAGGCACCATCGCCGCAGCCCTTCAGGGGGTGGACGTTCGTCAATTCCTGGCTGGCGCTGCTGCCATGGATGAAGAAACCCGGACTCGTCCGGCTCGTGAAAACGCTGCGATGTTGCTCGCCCTCATGTGGTTCAGTGCCGGCAAGGGCAAGGGAGCCAAGGATATGGTGGTGCTGCCTTACAAAGACCGCCTGGTCTTGTTCAGCAAATACCTTCAGCAGCTCGTCATGGAATCGCTCGGGAAAGAGCACGACCTCGACGGCAATGTGGTCAATCAGGGGATCGCGGTTTATGGTAACAAAGGCTCCACCGATCAGCACGCCTATGTGCAGCAGCTTCGTGATGGCGTGAATAACTTCTTTGTGACCTTCATTCAGGTGGCAAAGGCGAGGGACACCGCCGGTTTTGAAGTGGAGCCCGGCTTCACCAGCGGAGATTATCTCCAGGGCTTCCTGCGGGGCACCCGTGCCGCTTTGGCGGAAAAAGGTCGTGAATCCATTACCCTCAGCGTGGAGGAAGTCAGTGCCTTCACCCTCGGTTTGCTGATTGGTCTCTTTGAACGTGCCGTGGGCTACTACGCGACGCTCGTGAACGTGAACGCCTACCATCAGCCAGGTGTGGAGGCTGGTAAGAAAGCGGCTACCACTTTCCTGAAGCAGATGGGTGAGGTCCTCTCTGCCCTCTCGGGAGCTGGGCTGACGGCCGATGAATTGGGAGCAAAATTGAACGTGGATGCCGAGGATGCTTGGCACATGGCCAGCCACTTGGCTGCCAACGGTAAAGCAAAGATTGTTCCTGGGGAGACGCCGGCGGCCGACCGATTCAGTGCAGTTTAA
- a CDS encoding AAA family ATPase, whose product MNDFAPDSGYAPPPLVPSPSYEPPTPPATPQLPRSTQLLNQIRAAVEQVFVGQTEVIHQVLAALLAGGHVLLEGKPGLGKTHLVLALSRTFGAGFRRIQFTPDLMPSDVTGHTLYDLGSQSFRVRYGPVFTQLLLADEINRAPAKTQSALLEVMQEAQVTIDGETHALQPPFMTFATQNPIEQEGTYPLPEAQLDRFLLKVLIDYPNAQQEAQIVRAVSSAAGGRGLNPNDVPPVCSTEDILQAQREAAAVEAVESVVNYAVNLTRATRNHGAIALGAGTRGAISLVRVAKSYALLEGRNYITPGDVKRASLPVLRHRVTLTPEVAISGQTVDQVLESVIRGVEAPRM is encoded by the coding sequence ATGAACGATTTCGCTCCGGATTCAGGTTACGCGCCGCCGCCCCTTGTGCCTTCACCTTCTTATGAGCCGCCTACGCCACCAGCGACACCTCAGTTACCGCGCTCGACTCAACTCCTGAATCAGATCCGCGCGGCAGTGGAGCAGGTCTTCGTGGGGCAGACCGAGGTGATTCATCAGGTCCTTGCCGCCCTGCTGGCGGGTGGGCACGTGTTGCTGGAGGGTAAACCAGGGCTGGGGAAAACCCACCTCGTGCTGGCGTTGAGTCGGACCTTTGGGGCAGGTTTTCGTCGCATTCAGTTCACGCCGGATCTGATGCCCTCGGATGTGACGGGACATACCCTCTATGATCTTGGTAGCCAGAGCTTCCGCGTGCGTTACGGGCCGGTTTTCACCCAGCTTCTGCTGGCGGATGAGATCAACCGTGCGCCCGCCAAGACCCAATCGGCCTTGCTGGAGGTGATGCAGGAGGCACAGGTGACCATTGATGGAGAAACGCATGCCTTGCAGCCTCCGTTTATGACCTTTGCGACGCAGAATCCGATCGAGCAGGAGGGCACCTATCCCCTGCCCGAGGCTCAGCTCGACCGTTTCCTGCTCAAGGTCTTGATTGATTATCCCAATGCTCAACAAGAGGCTCAGATCGTGCGTGCGGTCTCCTCAGCCGCCGGGGGACGCGGGCTGAATCCGAATGATGTGCCGCCCGTCTGCTCGACCGAAGACATCCTCCAGGCTCAGCGTGAAGCGGCTGCGGTGGAAGCCGTGGAAAGCGTCGTCAACTATGCGGTGAACCTGACACGGGCGACCCGTAACCATGGAGCCATCGCTCTGGGGGCTGGCACACGCGGTGCCATCAGTCTCGTGCGAGTGGCCAAGTCCTATGCTCTCCTGGAAGGACGAAACTACATCACGCCGGGCGATGTCAAACGGGCGTCTCTACCCGTCCTACGCCATCGTGTGACCCTCACGCCAGAGGTGGCGATCTCGGGTCAAACCGTGGATCAAGTGCTGGAGTCGGTGATTCGAGGTGTGGAAGCACCACGCATGTAA
- a CDS encoding DUF58 domain-containing protein, which produces MRPTLFTLRLLSAWTVLGLLASIWPQLQMAWMVCGGLLGILATADFFTLPHSRKLSLERTLPGRFALGVSSQVTLTLRHTLQRPLKVSVHDGLPDVATAEGLPWSGKLPPQQHTDLVYNAHFTKRGQHQFTPAHVLVESGLGFWQRQYRPGPVSETRCYPNYEPVVRFALLATANREEQMGIVKRKRTGATLDFHQLREYQDGDVLSRVDWKATSRRQSLVSRDYEEQKNQSVILVPDCGRRMRAQDGELTQFDHCLNAMLLIAFIALRQGDEVGVTGFGGAQRWLKPVKGAPAMPKLLNHLYDYETTTEPSDFIEAAERVMALQKRRALIILLTNLRTEDTSHLTKAVKLLQKRHLVLVATLREAELETRADKPIANLQDAAAYGALCHYNEQRNHLLHSLRANRIFTVDETAQNLPIALANQYLDLKASGRI; this is translated from the coding sequence ATGCGCCCCACTCTCTTTACGCTGCGCCTGCTTTCTGCCTGGACCGTCCTCGGTCTATTGGCGTCGATTTGGCCGCAGTTGCAGATGGCATGGATGGTGTGTGGAGGGCTGCTGGGCATTCTAGCAACGGCTGACTTTTTCACGCTGCCACACTCGCGTAAGCTGAGCCTGGAACGAACGCTACCAGGCCGCTTTGCCCTGGGCGTCAGCTCTCAGGTGACGCTCACGCTGAGACACACGCTCCAGCGCCCGCTCAAGGTATCGGTGCATGATGGGCTTCCGGATGTCGCCACTGCGGAGGGGCTGCCGTGGTCTGGCAAGCTGCCTCCTCAGCAGCATACAGATCTCGTTTACAATGCTCATTTCACCAAACGCGGTCAGCATCAGTTCACACCCGCCCATGTGCTGGTCGAGTCCGGACTGGGCTTTTGGCAGCGGCAGTATCGTCCAGGACCGGTGAGCGAAACACGGTGTTATCCGAACTATGAGCCCGTGGTGCGGTTTGCCCTGCTGGCCACAGCAAATCGCGAAGAGCAAATGGGCATCGTGAAGCGCAAGCGCACCGGTGCGACGTTGGATTTCCATCAACTGCGTGAGTATCAGGACGGCGATGTCCTCTCGCGCGTGGATTGGAAAGCGACCTCCCGACGGCAGTCTCTGGTCAGCCGCGACTACGAAGAGCAGAAGAACCAGAGCGTGATCCTCGTGCCGGACTGCGGGCGGCGTATGCGGGCTCAGGATGGTGAGCTCACCCAATTCGATCATTGTCTCAATGCCATGCTGCTGATCGCCTTCATTGCGCTCCGTCAGGGGGATGAAGTGGGCGTCACGGGTTTTGGGGGCGCACAGCGCTGGCTCAAACCTGTCAAAGGAGCTCCGGCCATGCCGAAGTTGCTGAACCATCTTTACGACTACGAGACCACCACCGAACCGAGCGACTTCATCGAAGCCGCCGAACGAGTGATGGCCCTGCAAAAACGCCGGGCACTGATTATCTTGCTCACCAATCTGCGCACGGAAGACACCAGCCACCTGACCAAAGCGGTGAAGCTTCTGCAAAAACGGCATCTCGTGCTGGTGGCCACGCTCCGCGAGGCTGAGCTAGAAACTCGCGCGGACAAACCCATCGCCAACCTGCAGGATGCCGCAGCCTATGGTGCGCTTTGCCATTACAATGAGCAGCGAAACCACCTATTGCACTCCTTGCGCGCCAATCGCATTTTCACCGTGGATGAAACGGCTCAAAATCTGCCTATCGCATTGGCGAATCAGTATCTTGATCTCAAAGCATCTGGTCGCATTTGA
- a CDS encoding NupC/NupG family nucleoside CNT transporter, with protein MSAATAFLGLVVFILLAWILSSQRRLFPWRTVIAGLGLQFLLGWLILGTQAGAWFFNQLDGVFKKLLSFANEGVSLVFGPLANTEVLARSWGPENTFVFVVTVTGTIILVSAISSALYHYGILQRVVRLMAWGMRRLMGTSGSESLASAANVFMGQSEAPLVIKPYLASMTRSELMALMTGGMATIAGGVMAAYVSFGISAGHLLTASFMSAPAALMMAKILLPETQVSETAHGADRSPPRESVNGIDAICIGAGDGMKLAINVMAMLIAFVSMVALANYLLSLGLGVVGITDAHPLQTVLGWINAPFAWLMGIPWKDCQVVGSILGERIVLNEFVSYLNLSQLSQKGVALDVRSQTIATYALCGFANFSSIAIQIGGISALVPSRREELAKLGGKSMIGGLLACYSTACVAAIIMP; from the coding sequence ATGTCCGCAGCCACTGCTTTCCTGGGTCTCGTCGTTTTTATCCTTCTCGCATGGATTTTATCCTCCCAACGGCGGCTATTTCCCTGGCGGACAGTCATCGCGGGATTGGGGCTGCAATTTCTCTTGGGATGGTTGATTTTAGGCACCCAAGCCGGGGCATGGTTTTTCAATCAGCTTGATGGAGTCTTCAAAAAGCTTCTGAGCTTTGCCAATGAAGGGGTGAGTTTGGTGTTCGGACCCCTTGCCAATACGGAGGTTTTGGCTCGGTCGTGGGGACCGGAAAACACCTTCGTGTTTGTGGTCACAGTGACGGGCACGATCATTCTCGTTTCAGCCATTTCCTCGGCGCTGTATCATTATGGCATCCTCCAGAGGGTGGTTCGTTTAATGGCCTGGGGGATGCGGCGACTGATGGGCACCAGTGGCAGTGAAAGCCTCGCTTCCGCGGCCAACGTGTTCATGGGGCAAAGTGAAGCCCCCTTAGTGATCAAGCCCTATCTAGCCAGCATGACCCGGAGTGAACTCATGGCGCTGATGACGGGGGGCATGGCGACGATTGCTGGTGGCGTCATGGCGGCCTATGTATCTTTTGGAATTTCGGCGGGTCACTTGCTCACCGCTTCCTTCATGAGTGCTCCCGCTGCGCTGATGATGGCCAAGATTCTTTTGCCGGAAACGCAAGTCAGTGAGACCGCTCACGGGGCAGATCGCTCGCCACCACGCGAGTCAGTGAATGGCATTGATGCCATTTGCATCGGGGCAGGGGATGGCATGAAGCTGGCGATCAATGTGATGGCCATGCTCATTGCTTTTGTCTCCATGGTGGCTTTGGCGAATTATTTGTTATCCTTGGGACTTGGGGTCGTCGGAATCACTGATGCACACCCCCTTCAAACCGTGCTCGGTTGGATCAATGCGCCTTTCGCTTGGCTCATGGGCATCCCTTGGAAAGATTGTCAGGTGGTCGGCTCGATTCTCGGGGAGCGCATCGTCTTGAATGAGTTTGTCAGTTATCTCAACCTGAGCCAGCTCAGCCAAAAGGGCGTGGCCTTGGATGTACGCAGCCAGACGATAGCGACCTATGCTCTCTGTGGATTTGCGAATTTCTCCAGCATCGCCATTCAGATCGGCGGTATCAGTGCCTTAGTGCCGAGTCGCCGTGAGGAATTGGCAAAGCTGGGGGGAAAGTCGATGATCGGTGGTTTGCTAGCCTGTTATTCCACCGCATGTGTGGCGGCAATCATCATGCCTTAA